Proteins encoded in a region of the Anopheles ziemanni chromosome 2, idAnoZiCoDA_A2_x.2, whole genome shotgun sequence genome:
- the LOC131287579 gene encoding zinc finger-containing ubiquitin peptidase 1-like isoform X1, with product MASQNGRESKEAMPKANGSVSAANGGVQQQQQQQQHGQQPQQEHSCEICGMSGLSDDGMRDHTRQNHVEGSAQCPFCGLTGVPAAELLLHVNQAHLDYLTPENELMSFIDDQTPSFCSVDGDSDSISECRGLSPSITSELLTPVSLGGNGKMGHSSASNSSMIMMSIGGSNSSNNQNHNQLGTMSGSSTSQHLPNGGVPAIAATSSAKLMASSSNSTVAGSSSMSSSRSSLGSSSTNASSSNATVSNGSIPNGKSSSLHYHFPEVTIATGSSSSSGVGESNTNGAIASGSKESAVMNGGGAGCTTPAGAVAGAGGQGSPLRSQLGLKLKTNKPNSFNGTAENNTAGPTTMTITTTATTITTKQASPLQCLLCPYTSDNPSVLEEHINRSHFDPLSPGVNGAGGGGGGGGGASGGGGSQVDTLSVLQCPICNRTFETGSDLELHVNIEHRDILSPAKADSGRATNGTPCNGGASALNGSYGGSSSSLCPVCGISFDNMKTQDMEYHIEKHFSKSPQNPYHAGGGSNEASAVVVDLEKQAQKLREQREFELLRAQYGMDDQGNFREQSAAAMQRAVYAGEMSVADYYERQVGLRAAESHGVDDGSSCTKSVSPRVLSLSSSSLTVIKTYVCSSVDHYASSYGDKGWGCGYRNLQMMLSSLLQNTSYNEALYSAWGSHGPARTAMPSISRLQRMVEAAWAQGFDIQGSEQLGCKLHNTRKWIGATEIVTVLSWLRIRCELVDFHRPTSPDGRHPELFNWVLRYFEEPRIHTPPLYLQHQGHSRTIIGIEQRTSGLSLLVLDPSHGPRQVAALGSSQDSLRLIRKNSAAMRAPQYQVVAVKGLIETEEQYQASKVLKSLRIPPDR from the exons ATGGCATCGCAGAACGGGAGAGAATCGAAGGAGGCAATGCCCAAAGCAAATGGGTCTGTCTCGGCTGCGAACGGTggagtgcagcagcagcagcagcaacagcagcatggCCAGCAGCCGCAACAGGAACATTCGTGTGAAATCTGCGGCATGTCCGGTCTATCAGATGACGGGATGCGCGACCATACCCGCCAGAACCATGTGGAAGGCAGCGCTCAGTGTCCGTTTTGTGGACTCACAGGCGTACCAGCAGCCGAGCTGCTGCTCCACGTGAACCAGGCTCACCTCGACTACTTAACTCCGGAGAATGAGCTGATGTCCTTCATTGACGACCAAACGCCAAG CTTTTGCAGTGTCGACGGTGATTCCGATTCCATCTCTGAGTGCCGCGGTTTGTCGCCTTCCATCACATCCGAGTTGCTGACACCGGTATCTCTCGGCGGCAACGGCAAGATGGGTCATAGCAGTGCCAGTAACAGCAGTATGATTATGATGAGTATCGGCggaagcaacagcagcaataatcaaaaccataatcaACTGGGAACCATGAGCGGTAGTTCTACCTCGCAGCACTTGCCGAACGGCGGAGTGCCCGCGATTGCCGCTACTTCCTCGGCAAAGTTGATGGCGAGCAGCAGCAATTCCACGGTGGCCGGAAGCAGTAGCATGAGCAGCAGCCGGTCAAGTTTAGGCAGCAGTAGCACTAacgcaagcagcagcaacgccaCGGTTTCGAATGGTTCGATCCCGAATGGCAAATCCAGTAGCCTTCATTATCACTTCCCTGAGGTAACGATAGCAACGggcagcagtagcagtagcGGTGTCGGAGAATCGAACACCAACGGTGCCATCGCCAGTGGCAGCAAGGAGTCGGCGGTAATGAACGGGGGTGGTGCCGGTTGTACAACCCCGGCCGGTGCCGTCGCTGGAGCAGGTGGGCAAGGATCGCCGCTGCGCTCTCAGCTTGGTTTGAAGTTGAAAACGAACAAACCAAACTCGTTCAATGGGACTGCTGAAAACAACACTGCTGGACCAACAACGATGACGATTACAACGACGGCCactaccatcaccaccaaGCAAGCAAGCCCACTGCAATGTCTGCTCTGTCCATACACTTCCGACAACCCTTCGGTGCTTGAGGAGCACATCAACCGGTCGCATTTTGATCCGCTCAGTCCCGGTGTTAATGGagctggaggtggtggtggtggtgggggtggagctagtggtggtggaggatCACAAGTAGACACCCTCAGCGTGCTGCAGTGTCCGATTTGCAATCGCACGTTCGAGACCGGTTCGGATCTGGAGTTGCACGTGAACATCGAACATCGGGATATTCTCAGCCCGGCCAAGGCGGATAGCGGAAGAGCGACGAACGGGACACCCTGTAACGGTGGTGCTTCGGCATTGAATGGTAGCTACGGTGGAAGCAGTAGTAGCCTTTGTCCAGTGTGTGGCATTTCATTCGACAATATGAAAACACAGGACATGGAGTACCACATCGAGAAGCACTTCTCAAAGAGTCCACAAAACCCGTACCACGCAGGCGGTGGGAGCAATGAAGCGTCGGCGGTTGTCGTGGATCTTGAAAAGCAGGCGCAAAAGCTGCGGGAACAACGAGAGTTCGAATTGTTGCGGGCCCAGTACGGAATGGACGATCAGGGTAACTTTAGAGAGCAGTCGGCGGCGGCAATGCAGCGGGCCGTGTACGCGGGTGAGATGAGCGTGGCAGACTACTATGAGCGGCAGGTCGGGCTGCGGGCGGCCGAATCGCACGGTGTCGATGATGGATCGTCCTGCACGAAATCGGTTTCGCCGAGGGTGCTGTCCCTGTCCTCGTCGTCTTTGACTGTGATCAAGACGTACGTTTGCTCGAGCGTAGATCACTACGCGTCAAGCTACGGTGACAAGGGTTGGGGATGTGGCTATCGAAATCTTCAAATGATGCTTTCGTCGCTTCTGCAG AACACTTCATACAACGAGGCTCTTTACTCCGCCTGGGGATCACATGGTCCTGCCCGAACGGCTATGCCCAGCATCTCTCGTTTGCAGCGCATGGTAGAAGCAGCCTGGGCGCAAGGCTTCGACATTCAGGGCTCGGAACAGCTCGGTTGCAAACTACACAATACGCGCAAGTGGATTGGTGCGACAGAAATCGTGACAGTCCTGTCCTGGCTTCGTATCCGCTGTGAGCTGGTAGATTTCCATCGACCCACCTCGCCGGACGGCCGCCATCCGGAATTGTTCAACTGGGTGCTGCGTTATTTCGAGGAACCGAGGATTCACACACCTCCGCTGTACTTACAGCATCAAG GACACTCTCGTACCATTATTGGAATCGAGCAGCGAACGTCCGGCCTCTCGCTGCTAGTGCTTGACCCAAGTCATGGACCCCGCCAGGTAGCAGCACTCGGTTCGTCGCAGGACTCTCTACGTTTGATACGCAAGAATTCGGCCGCAATGCGTGCCCCACAGTACCAGGTGGTGGCTGTAAAGGGATTGATTGAAACAGAGGAACAGTATCAG GCTAGTAAAGTATTAAAATCCTTACGCATTCCACCTGACCGTTGA
- the LOC131287579 gene encoding zinc finger-containing ubiquitin peptidase 1-like isoform X2, with product MSGLSDDGMRDHTRQNHVEGSAQCPFCGLTGVPAAELLLHVNQAHLDYLTPENELMSFIDDQTPSVDGDSDSISECRGLSPSITSELLTPVSLGGNGKMGHSSASNSSMIMMSIGGSNSSNNQNHNQLGTMSGSSTSQHLPNGGVPAIAATSSAKLMASSSNSTVAGSSSMSSSRSSLGSSSTNASSSNATVSNGSIPNGKSSSLHYHFPEVTIATGSSSSSGVGESNTNGAIASGSKESAVMNGGGAGCTTPAGAVAGAGGQGSPLRSQLGLKLKTNKPNSFNGTAENNTAGPTTMTITTTATTITTKQASPLQCLLCPYTSDNPSVLEEHINRSHFDPLSPGVNGAGGGGGGGGGASGGGGSQVDTLSVLQCPICNRTFETGSDLELHVNIEHRDILSPAKADSGRATNGTPCNGGASALNGSYGGSSSSLCPVCGISFDNMKTQDMEYHIEKHFSKSPQNPYHAGGGSNEASAVVVDLEKQAQKLREQREFELLRAQYGMDDQGNFREQSAAAMQRAVYAGEMSVADYYERQVGLRAAESHGVDDGSSCTKSVSPRVLSLSSSSLTVIKTYVCSSVDHYASSYGDKGWGCGYRNLQMMLSSLLQNTSYNEALYSAWGSHGPARTAMPSISRLQRMVEAAWAQGFDIQGSEQLGCKLHNTRKWIGATEIVTVLSWLRIRCELVDFHRPTSPDGRHPELFNWVLRYFEEPRIHTPPLYLQHQGHSRTIIGIEQRTSGLSLLVLDPSHGPRQVAALGSSQDSLRLIRKNSAAMRAPQYQVVAVKGLIETEEQYQASKVLKSLRIPPDR from the exons ATGTCCGGTCTATCAGATGACGGGATGCGCGACCATACCCGCCAGAACCATGTGGAAGGCAGCGCTCAGTGTCCGTTTTGTGGACTCACAGGCGTACCAGCAGCCGAGCTGCTGCTCCACGTGAACCAGGCTCACCTCGACTACTTAACTCCGGAGAATGAGCTGATGTCCTTCATTGACGACCAAACGCCAAG TGTCGACGGTGATTCCGATTCCATCTCTGAGTGCCGCGGTTTGTCGCCTTCCATCACATCCGAGTTGCTGACACCGGTATCTCTCGGCGGCAACGGCAAGATGGGTCATAGCAGTGCCAGTAACAGCAGTATGATTATGATGAGTATCGGCggaagcaacagcagcaataatcaaaaccataatcaACTGGGAACCATGAGCGGTAGTTCTACCTCGCAGCACTTGCCGAACGGCGGAGTGCCCGCGATTGCCGCTACTTCCTCGGCAAAGTTGATGGCGAGCAGCAGCAATTCCACGGTGGCCGGAAGCAGTAGCATGAGCAGCAGCCGGTCAAGTTTAGGCAGCAGTAGCACTAacgcaagcagcagcaacgccaCGGTTTCGAATGGTTCGATCCCGAATGGCAAATCCAGTAGCCTTCATTATCACTTCCCTGAGGTAACGATAGCAACGggcagcagtagcagtagcGGTGTCGGAGAATCGAACACCAACGGTGCCATCGCCAGTGGCAGCAAGGAGTCGGCGGTAATGAACGGGGGTGGTGCCGGTTGTACAACCCCGGCCGGTGCCGTCGCTGGAGCAGGTGGGCAAGGATCGCCGCTGCGCTCTCAGCTTGGTTTGAAGTTGAAAACGAACAAACCAAACTCGTTCAATGGGACTGCTGAAAACAACACTGCTGGACCAACAACGATGACGATTACAACGACGGCCactaccatcaccaccaaGCAAGCAAGCCCACTGCAATGTCTGCTCTGTCCATACACTTCCGACAACCCTTCGGTGCTTGAGGAGCACATCAACCGGTCGCATTTTGATCCGCTCAGTCCCGGTGTTAATGGagctggaggtggtggtggtggtgggggtggagctagtggtggtggaggatCACAAGTAGACACCCTCAGCGTGCTGCAGTGTCCGATTTGCAATCGCACGTTCGAGACCGGTTCGGATCTGGAGTTGCACGTGAACATCGAACATCGGGATATTCTCAGCCCGGCCAAGGCGGATAGCGGAAGAGCGACGAACGGGACACCCTGTAACGGTGGTGCTTCGGCATTGAATGGTAGCTACGGTGGAAGCAGTAGTAGCCTTTGTCCAGTGTGTGGCATTTCATTCGACAATATGAAAACACAGGACATGGAGTACCACATCGAGAAGCACTTCTCAAAGAGTCCACAAAACCCGTACCACGCAGGCGGTGGGAGCAATGAAGCGTCGGCGGTTGTCGTGGATCTTGAAAAGCAGGCGCAAAAGCTGCGGGAACAACGAGAGTTCGAATTGTTGCGGGCCCAGTACGGAATGGACGATCAGGGTAACTTTAGAGAGCAGTCGGCGGCGGCAATGCAGCGGGCCGTGTACGCGGGTGAGATGAGCGTGGCAGACTACTATGAGCGGCAGGTCGGGCTGCGGGCGGCCGAATCGCACGGTGTCGATGATGGATCGTCCTGCACGAAATCGGTTTCGCCGAGGGTGCTGTCCCTGTCCTCGTCGTCTTTGACTGTGATCAAGACGTACGTTTGCTCGAGCGTAGATCACTACGCGTCAAGCTACGGTGACAAGGGTTGGGGATGTGGCTATCGAAATCTTCAAATGATGCTTTCGTCGCTTCTGCAG AACACTTCATACAACGAGGCTCTTTACTCCGCCTGGGGATCACATGGTCCTGCCCGAACGGCTATGCCCAGCATCTCTCGTTTGCAGCGCATGGTAGAAGCAGCCTGGGCGCAAGGCTTCGACATTCAGGGCTCGGAACAGCTCGGTTGCAAACTACACAATACGCGCAAGTGGATTGGTGCGACAGAAATCGTGACAGTCCTGTCCTGGCTTCGTATCCGCTGTGAGCTGGTAGATTTCCATCGACCCACCTCGCCGGACGGCCGCCATCCGGAATTGTTCAACTGGGTGCTGCGTTATTTCGAGGAACCGAGGATTCACACACCTCCGCTGTACTTACAGCATCAAG GACACTCTCGTACCATTATTGGAATCGAGCAGCGAACGTCCGGCCTCTCGCTGCTAGTGCTTGACCCAAGTCATGGACCCCGCCAGGTAGCAGCACTCGGTTCGTCGCAGGACTCTCTACGTTTGATACGCAAGAATTCGGCCGCAATGCGTGCCCCACAGTACCAGGTGGTGGCTGTAAAGGGATTGATTGAAACAGAGGAACAGTATCAG GCTAGTAAAGTATTAAAATCCTTACGCATTCCACCTGACCGTTGA
- the LOC131282544 gene encoding homogentisate 1,2-dioxygenase codes for MPEYKYLSGFGSHFESEDPRFPNALPAGQNSPQKCPYGLYAEQLSGSAFTAPRTENTRSWFYRIRPSVVHQPFKQFEGVAPFLRGTGWDEQAPNPNQMRWNPFDLPAAGAEVDFVAGLHTVCGAGDVRGRHGLAIHVYLANSSMKDTAFYNSDGDFLIVPQQGALDITTEFGRLYVQPNEICVIPQGVRFCVALEGPSRGYILEVYDGHFRLPDLGPIGANGLANPRDFLTPTAHFEDRLVDGYRIVSKFQGALFVATQGHSPFDVVAWHGNYVPYKYDLARFMVINSVSFDHCDPSIFTVLTCPSNRPGTAIADFVIFPPRWSVQEHTFRPPYYHRNCMSEFMGLIFGRYEAKEGGFLPGGASLHSMMTPHGPDHRCFEGASNAELKPERIADGTQAFMFESSLSMAVTRWGEETCQKLDARYYECWQALEKHFRL; via the exons ATGCCAGAATACAAG TATTTGTCCGGCTTTGGATCGCACTTTGAGTCGGAAGATCCACGTTTCCCGAATGCCCTGCCGGCAGGCCAGAATTCGCCCCAAAAATGTCCCTACGGATTGTACGCCGAGCAGTTGTCCGGAAGTGCGTTCACGGCCCCCCGTACCGAAAATACGCGGTCGTGGTTCTACCGTATCCGGCCATCGGTGGTACATCAGCCGTTTAAACAGTTCGAAGGGGTGGCACCGTTTCTGCGTGGCACTGGCTGGGACGAGCAGGCGCCGAATCCGAACCAAATGCGATGGAATCCGTTCGATCTACCGGCCGCTGGGGCCGAGGTAGATTTTGTGGCCGGTTTGCATACGGTGTGCGGAGCAGGTGATGTGCGTGGCCGACATGGCCTGGCGATACACGTCTATCTGGCCAACAGCTCGATGAAGGATACTGCGTTCTACAACAGCGATGGCGATTTTCTGATAG TTCCTCAGCAAGGTGCGTTGGATATAACGACCGAATTTGGTCGCCTCTACGTCCAGCCGAATGAAATTTGCGTCATCCCGCAGGGAGTTCGGTTCTGCGTGGCCCTGGAGGGTCCCTCTCGGGGCTACATCCTCGAAGTGTACGACGGTCACTTCCGGCTGCCCGATCTCGGCCCGATCGGTGCGAACGGCCTAGCGAACCCGCGTGACTTCCTAACCCCAACGGCCCACTTTGAGGATCGCTTAGTCGACGGTTATCGTATCGTGTCGAAGTTCCAGGGTGCCCTATTCGTGGCCACGCAAGGACATTCGCCATTCGATGTGGTCGCCTGGCACGGTAACTACGTCCCATACAAGTACGATCTGGCTCGCTTCATGGTCATTAACTCGGTCAGCTTTGACCACTGCGATCCGAGTATCTTCACTGTGCTGACGTGCCCGAGCAACCGCCCCGGTACGGCCATTGCCGACTTCGTGATCTTCCCTCCGAGGTGGTCCGTGCAGGAGCACACCTTCCGTCCACCGTACTACCATC GCAACTGCATGAGCGAGTTCATGGGACTGATCTTCGGTCGGTACGAGGCGAAGGAGGGCGGTTTCCTGCCGGGTGGTGCCTCGCTACACTCCATGATGACGCCGCACGGTCCGGATCATCGGTGCTTCGAAGGGGCCTCGAATGCCGAACTAAAACCGGAACGGATCGCCGATGGGACGCAGGCGTTCATGTTTGAATCGTCACTAAGTATGGCCGTTACCAGGTGGGGTGAAGAAACGTGCCAAAAGTTGGACGCACGTTACTACGAATGTTGGCAGGCGTTGGAGAAACATTTCCGCCTGTAA